The following proteins are encoded in a genomic region of Candidatus Binataceae bacterium:
- a CDS encoding BBE domain-containing protein, producing IFGVDPDPANAPTLKQWARDYWEAVHPFNLAGAYANFMMDDEGEARVKAAYGDNYERLAMLKKKYDPTNLFRVNQNIRPAP from the coding sequence AATCTTCGGGGTCGATCCCGATCCGGCCAATGCCCCGACCCTCAAGCAATGGGCGCGGGACTATTGGGAAGCCGTCCATCCTTTCAATCTCGCCGGCGCCTACGCGAACTTCATGATGGACGATGAGGGCGAAGCGCGCGTTAAAGCTGCGTATGGCGATAATTACGAGCGTTTGGCAATGCTGAAGAAGAAATACGACCCGACTAACCTGTTCAGAGTGAATCAGAACATCCGA